A window from Culex pipiens pallens isolate TS chromosome 3, TS_CPP_V2, whole genome shotgun sequence encodes these proteins:
- the LOC120427130 gene encoding uncharacterized protein LOC120427130 isoform X3, with the protein MSYQCLLVLTLSLLATSVSLANPASAAEKAAATTSALPKAQDPLFNKMLAEKSDGIPMAHNPLYNKMLPEDLEENLIDDDDEPAKKPADSNPKYAQHAALLKKLAKEQQQKQESTTMGIVPINKSEDKDSFDDEDSYEDEGDLLLDNDDKVANNKVIEPKKPVTPKASTSTTTTTTTTTTTTVAPDDEYYNDDDSEELDNEKIDPLAIEKVLAKNAPKSTEAPKSTTAKPKPSDAPKQAATSTAKTSAADNEILDEIDEDDEEYQYDEDDADDEKIDFDAVDKLLAQKNKNKKQPQQKETATGAATSKKTDSKNANYPEYYDEDDEDDDDDYNMEEQVHLCPRDCICERNMHAYLVATCSRLDLDTQKFSPSITDLQVLDVGPKYPIVLSAEFFKQIGLSHVVSIKISNCTIEYISPTAFAGLDDLYSVNLTNSGIDMLHPDTFANNTKLRLLTLSGNDLSAMQSVNYNTPYTDYMLKAPSIEELDISKCNLQALQPTAFNELKNIIYINLADNKLKTLPEGIFDKVETIEELDLSTNSIAELPKNIFNKTSLAILHLKYNLISSNLDFVTADLQKLDLSYCQIRNINGQMFKGMEGLTNLILKGNRIKKINQIAFTSLKGLRQIDLSQNYLDQISALTFLGNKDLDIIKLNDNPRLKQLPAEGFQSSYGTFNTYMLDVSNCDISELANNTFKTMPQLTRLNLAWNNLQTLEPAVLSYLDKLMELDLSNNLITDLGEHTFTQNRNLNKLNLSGNQISRLSAKVFLPLQYLNHLDVSDCDLRTIWDSSNQLAKNPKVLPNLKLLNVSYNEIYSVYVSDLESLTSLRVLDIKNNSLKCNPHFKALIKWLGVKKVSLGDSSKEQRTHAELNAYITDNSAPLIEWSQFAQEICQTAKNAGGDSPVVVKDTEIDETDDDDNDTEEDETDDEDYSEEQNTKNEDPIDSNDPQYYDEDGNDDDEDENENLVDAANGLQKIEQAILGGKIKSDDPLDEEVVILDGNTLLQISGLWLPILCIAMGIVVIMLAISRIFAIMMRKRGERYRQALLASKNSIVYQKLTEDIVAPKTPKVHRYAPIQQV; encoded by the exons ATGAGCTACCAGTGCTTACTGGTACTCACGCTGTCGCTGCTGGCGACCAGCGTGAGCTTAGCCAACCCGGCGTCGGCCGCCGAGAAGGCCGCGGCCACGACCAGTGCCCTGCCCAAGGCCCAGGACCCGCTGTTCAACAAGATGCTCGCCGAGAAGTCCGACGGCATCCCGATGGCGCACAACCCGCTGTACAACAAGATGCTGCCGGAGGACCTGGAGGAGAACCTcatcgacgatgacgacgagccGGCGAAGAAGCCGGCCGACAGCAATCCCAAGTACGCCCAGCACGCGGCGCTGCTCAAGAAGCTGGCCaaggagcagcagcagaagcaggaGTCCACGACGATGG GAATCGTGCCTATCAACAAGAGCGAAGACAAGGACAGCTTCGACGACGAGGATAGCTACGAAGACGAGGGAGACCTGCTGCTGGACAACGACGACAAAGTTGCG AACAACAAGGTGATCGAGCCCAAGAAGCCGGTTACGCCAAAGGCCTCGACTTCAACCACCACCACTACAACAACCACGACCACCACGACAGTGGCCCCGGACGATGAGTACTACAATGACGACGATAGCGAAGAGCTCGATAACGAAAAGATCGATCCGCTCGCGATCGAGAAGGTGCTCGCGAAGAACGCT CCCAAGTCCACCGAGGCTCCCAAGTCTACGACGGCCAAGCCGAAACCGTCGGATGCCCCCAAACAGGCGGCCACGTCCACCGCAAAGACCTCCGCCGCCGACAACGAGATCCTAGACGAGATCGATGAGGACGACGAAGAGTACCAGTACGATGAGGACGACGCGGACGATGAGAAGATCGACTTCGATGCCGTCGACAAGCTGCTGGCCCagaagaacaagaacaagaagcaGCCACAGCAGAAGGAAACGGCTACAGGTGCCGCTACCAGCAAGAAAACTGACAGCAAGAATGCT AACTACCCGGAATACTACGACGAAGATGATGAGGATGACGATGATGACTACAACATGGAAGAGCAAGTGCACCTGTGCCCACGGGACTGCATCTGCGAGCGCAACATGCACGCCTACCTGGTGGCCACCTGCAGCCGGCTTGATCTGGACACCCAGAAGTTCTCGCCGTCCATCACCGATCTGCAAGTCCTGGACGTTGGTCCCAAGTATCCGATCGTTCTGAGTGCCGAGTTCTTCAAGCAAATTGGTCTTTCGCACGTGGTTTCCATCAAGATCAGCAACTGCACGATCGAATACATCAGCCCGACGGCGTTCGCCGGACTGGATGATCTGTACTCGGTGAACCTGACCAACTCGGGGATTGACATGCTCCATCCGGATACCTTCGCCAACAACACCAAGCTGCGACTGCTCACGCTGTCCGGAAACGATCTCAGTGCGATGCAGAGCGTCAACTACAACACTCCGTACACCGATTACATGCTGAAGGCTCCGTCCATCGAAGAGCTGGACATCTCCAAGTGCAATCTGCAGGCTCTGCAGCCCACGGCCTTCAACGAGCTCAAGAACATCATCTACATCAACCTGGCGGACAACAAGCTGAAGACGCTGCCGGAAGGTATCTTTGACAAGGTGGAAACCATCGAAGAGCTCGACCTGTCGACCAACTCGATCGCCGAACTGCCCAAGAACATCTTCAACAAGACTTCGCTGGCCATTCTGCACCTGAAGTACAACCTGATCAGCAGCAACCTGGACTTTGTCACCGCCGATCTGCAGAAGCTTGACCTGAGCTACTGCCAGATTCGTAACATCAACGGCCAGATGTTCAAGGGAATGGAAGGACTGACCAACCTGATCCTCAAGGGCAACCGCATCAAGAAAATCAACCAGATCGCGTTCACCTCGCTCAAGGGCCTGCGCCAAATTGACCTGTCCCAGAACTATCTGGACCAGATCTCCGCGCTGACCTTCCTCGGCAACAAGGACCTGGACATCATCAAACTGAATGACAACCCGCGCCTCAAGCAGCTGCCGGCCGAAGGCTTCCAGAGCTCGTACGGCACGTTCAACACGTACATGCTGGACGTTTCCAACTGCGACATCTCCGAGCTGGCCAACAACACCTTCAAGACAATGCCCCAGCTAACCCGGCTGAATCTGGCCTGGAACAACCTGCAGACCCTGGAGCCGGCCGTGCTGAGCTACTTGGACAAACTGATGGAACTGGACCTGAGCAACAACTTGATCACCGACCTTGGCGAGCACACCTTCACGCAAAACCGCAATCTTAACAAG CTGAACCTCTCCGGCAACCAGATCTCGCGCCTCTCGGCCAAGGTCTTCCTGCCGCTGCAGTACCTGAACCATCTGGACGTGAGCGATTGCGACCTGCGCACGATCTGGGACAGCTCGAACCAGCTGGCTAAGAACCCCAAGGTGCTGCCGAACCTGAAGCTGCTGAACGTGTCGTACAACGAGATCTACAGCGTGTACGTGTCGGACCTGGAATCGCTGACCAGCTTGCGCGTGCTGGACATCAAGAACAACTCGCTCAAGTGCAACCCGCACTTCAAGGCGCTGATCAAGTGGTTGGGCGTGAAGAAGGTTTCGCTGGGCGATTCGAGCAAGGAACAGCGCACTCACGCCGAGCTGAACGCGTACATCACGGACAACTCGGCACCGCTGATCGAGTGGAGCCAGTTTGCGCAGGAGATCTGTCAGACGGCGAAGAACGCTGGCGGTGATTCGCCGGTAGTGGTCAAGGACACCGAAATCGATGAGACGGATGACGATGATAACGATACGGAAGAGGATGAGACCGATGATGAGGACTACTCGGAGGAGCAGAACACCAAGAACGAAGATCCGATCGATAGCAACGATCCTCAGTACTACGACGAGGACGGTAACGATGACGATGAGGATGAGAACGAAAACTTGGTGGATGCCGCCAACGGTCTTCAGAAGATCGAGCAAGCCATCCTCGGAGGCAAGATCAAGTCCGACGATCCGCTGGATGAGGAAGTCGTCATCCTGGACGGCAACACGCTGCTCCAGATCAGCGGCCTGTGGTTGCCGATCCTGTGCATTGCCATGGGCATCGTGGTGATCATGCTGGCCATCAGCAGGATCTTCGCGATCATGATGAGGAAACGTGGCGAACGCTACCGCCAGGCTCTGCTTGCTTCCAAGAACTCGATCGTGTACCAGAAGCTGACCGAAGATATTGTGGCGCCCAAAACGCCCAAGGTGCACCGATACGCCCCGATTCAGCAAGTCTAA
- the LOC120427130 gene encoding uncharacterized protein LOC120427130 isoform X1, giving the protein MSYQCLLVLTLSLLATSVSLANPASAAEKAAATTSALPKAQDPLFNKMLAEKSDGIPMAHNPLYNKMLPEDLEENLIDDDDEPAKKPADSNPKYAQHAALLKKLAKEQQQKQESTTMGIVPINKSEDKDSFDDEDSYEDEGDLLLDNDDKVADAEVLPQVEDLSDVQFSQPSITDSKAVEKQVVQTGSSSSTTARTTTSTTLSEDEYYDDEGSDETIDPLAIEKVLAESVANNKVIEPKKPVTPKASTSTTTTTTTTTTTTVAPDDEYYNDDDSEELDNEKIDPLAIEKVLAKNAPKSTEAPKSTTAKPKPSDAPKQAATSTAKTSAADNEILDEIDEDDEEYQYDEDDADDEKIDFDAVDKLLAQKNKNKKQPQQKETATGAATSKKTDSKNANYPEYYDEDDEDDDDDYNMEEQVHLCPRDCICERNMHAYLVATCSRLDLDTQKFSPSITDLQVLDVGPKYPIVLSAEFFKQIGLSHVVSIKISNCTIEYISPTAFAGLDDLYSVNLTNSGIDMLHPDTFANNTKLRLLTLSGNDLSAMQSVNYNTPYTDYMLKAPSIEELDISKCNLQALQPTAFNELKNIIYINLADNKLKTLPEGIFDKVETIEELDLSTNSIAELPKNIFNKTSLAILHLKYNLISSNLDFVTADLQKLDLSYCQIRNINGQMFKGMEGLTNLILKGNRIKKINQIAFTSLKGLRQIDLSQNYLDQISALTFLGNKDLDIIKLNDNPRLKQLPAEGFQSSYGTFNTYMLDVSNCDISELANNTFKTMPQLTRLNLAWNNLQTLEPAVLSYLDKLMELDLSNNLITDLGEHTFTQNRNLNKLNLSGNQISRLSAKVFLPLQYLNHLDVSDCDLRTIWDSSNQLAKNPKVLPNLKLLNVSYNEIYSVYVSDLESLTSLRVLDIKNNSLKCNPHFKALIKWLGVKKVSLGDSSKEQRTHAELNAYITDNSAPLIEWSQFAQEICQTAKNAGGDSPVVVKDTEIDETDDDDNDTEEDETDDEDYSEEQNTKNEDPIDSNDPQYYDEDGNDDDEDENENLVDAANGLQKIEQAILGGKIKSDDPLDEEVVILDGNTLLQISGLWLPILCIAMGIVVIMLAISRIFAIMMRKRGERYRQALLASKNSIVYQKLTEDIVAPKTPKVHRYAPIQQV; this is encoded by the exons ATGAGCTACCAGTGCTTACTGGTACTCACGCTGTCGCTGCTGGCGACCAGCGTGAGCTTAGCCAACCCGGCGTCGGCCGCCGAGAAGGCCGCGGCCACGACCAGTGCCCTGCCCAAGGCCCAGGACCCGCTGTTCAACAAGATGCTCGCCGAGAAGTCCGACGGCATCCCGATGGCGCACAACCCGCTGTACAACAAGATGCTGCCGGAGGACCTGGAGGAGAACCTcatcgacgatgacgacgagccGGCGAAGAAGCCGGCCGACAGCAATCCCAAGTACGCCCAGCACGCGGCGCTGCTCAAGAAGCTGGCCaaggagcagcagcagaagcaggaGTCCACGACGATGG GAATCGTGCCTATCAACAAGAGCGAAGACAAGGACAGCTTCGACGACGAGGATAGCTACGAAGACGAGGGAGACCTGCTGCTGGACAACGACGACAAAGTTGCG GACGCTGAGGTACTGCCACAGGTTGAGGATCTCTCAGATGTGCAGTTTTCACAGCCTTCGATTACGGATTCCAAGGCTGTCGAA AAACAGGTCGTCCAAACTGGCAGCTCGTCCAGCACGACTGCCCGGACCACAACCTCCACGACCCTTTCGGAAGATGAGTACTACGATGACGAGGGAAGCGATGAAACGATCGATCCGCTAGCGATCGAGAAGGTTCTCGCGGAGAGTGTCGCT AACAACAAGGTGATCGAGCCCAAGAAGCCGGTTACGCCAAAGGCCTCGACTTCAACCACCACCACTACAACAACCACGACCACCACGACAGTGGCCCCGGACGATGAGTACTACAATGACGACGATAGCGAAGAGCTCGATAACGAAAAGATCGATCCGCTCGCGATCGAGAAGGTGCTCGCGAAGAACGCT CCCAAGTCCACCGAGGCTCCCAAGTCTACGACGGCCAAGCCGAAACCGTCGGATGCCCCCAAACAGGCGGCCACGTCCACCGCAAAGACCTCCGCCGCCGACAACGAGATCCTAGACGAGATCGATGAGGACGACGAAGAGTACCAGTACGATGAGGACGACGCGGACGATGAGAAGATCGACTTCGATGCCGTCGACAAGCTGCTGGCCCagaagaacaagaacaagaagcaGCCACAGCAGAAGGAAACGGCTACAGGTGCCGCTACCAGCAAGAAAACTGACAGCAAGAATGCT AACTACCCGGAATACTACGACGAAGATGATGAGGATGACGATGATGACTACAACATGGAAGAGCAAGTGCACCTGTGCCCACGGGACTGCATCTGCGAGCGCAACATGCACGCCTACCTGGTGGCCACCTGCAGCCGGCTTGATCTGGACACCCAGAAGTTCTCGCCGTCCATCACCGATCTGCAAGTCCTGGACGTTGGTCCCAAGTATCCGATCGTTCTGAGTGCCGAGTTCTTCAAGCAAATTGGTCTTTCGCACGTGGTTTCCATCAAGATCAGCAACTGCACGATCGAATACATCAGCCCGACGGCGTTCGCCGGACTGGATGATCTGTACTCGGTGAACCTGACCAACTCGGGGATTGACATGCTCCATCCGGATACCTTCGCCAACAACACCAAGCTGCGACTGCTCACGCTGTCCGGAAACGATCTCAGTGCGATGCAGAGCGTCAACTACAACACTCCGTACACCGATTACATGCTGAAGGCTCCGTCCATCGAAGAGCTGGACATCTCCAAGTGCAATCTGCAGGCTCTGCAGCCCACGGCCTTCAACGAGCTCAAGAACATCATCTACATCAACCTGGCGGACAACAAGCTGAAGACGCTGCCGGAAGGTATCTTTGACAAGGTGGAAACCATCGAAGAGCTCGACCTGTCGACCAACTCGATCGCCGAACTGCCCAAGAACATCTTCAACAAGACTTCGCTGGCCATTCTGCACCTGAAGTACAACCTGATCAGCAGCAACCTGGACTTTGTCACCGCCGATCTGCAGAAGCTTGACCTGAGCTACTGCCAGATTCGTAACATCAACGGCCAGATGTTCAAGGGAATGGAAGGACTGACCAACCTGATCCTCAAGGGCAACCGCATCAAGAAAATCAACCAGATCGCGTTCACCTCGCTCAAGGGCCTGCGCCAAATTGACCTGTCCCAGAACTATCTGGACCAGATCTCCGCGCTGACCTTCCTCGGCAACAAGGACCTGGACATCATCAAACTGAATGACAACCCGCGCCTCAAGCAGCTGCCGGCCGAAGGCTTCCAGAGCTCGTACGGCACGTTCAACACGTACATGCTGGACGTTTCCAACTGCGACATCTCCGAGCTGGCCAACAACACCTTCAAGACAATGCCCCAGCTAACCCGGCTGAATCTGGCCTGGAACAACCTGCAGACCCTGGAGCCGGCCGTGCTGAGCTACTTGGACAAACTGATGGAACTGGACCTGAGCAACAACTTGATCACCGACCTTGGCGAGCACACCTTCACGCAAAACCGCAATCTTAACAAG CTGAACCTCTCCGGCAACCAGATCTCGCGCCTCTCGGCCAAGGTCTTCCTGCCGCTGCAGTACCTGAACCATCTGGACGTGAGCGATTGCGACCTGCGCACGATCTGGGACAGCTCGAACCAGCTGGCTAAGAACCCCAAGGTGCTGCCGAACCTGAAGCTGCTGAACGTGTCGTACAACGAGATCTACAGCGTGTACGTGTCGGACCTGGAATCGCTGACCAGCTTGCGCGTGCTGGACATCAAGAACAACTCGCTCAAGTGCAACCCGCACTTCAAGGCGCTGATCAAGTGGTTGGGCGTGAAGAAGGTTTCGCTGGGCGATTCGAGCAAGGAACAGCGCACTCACGCCGAGCTGAACGCGTACATCACGGACAACTCGGCACCGCTGATCGAGTGGAGCCAGTTTGCGCAGGAGATCTGTCAGACGGCGAAGAACGCTGGCGGTGATTCGCCGGTAGTGGTCAAGGACACCGAAATCGATGAGACGGATGACGATGATAACGATACGGAAGAGGATGAGACCGATGATGAGGACTACTCGGAGGAGCAGAACACCAAGAACGAAGATCCGATCGATAGCAACGATCCTCAGTACTACGACGAGGACGGTAACGATGACGATGAGGATGAGAACGAAAACTTGGTGGATGCCGCCAACGGTCTTCAGAAGATCGAGCAAGCCATCCTCGGAGGCAAGATCAAGTCCGACGATCCGCTGGATGAGGAAGTCGTCATCCTGGACGGCAACACGCTGCTCCAGATCAGCGGCCTGTGGTTGCCGATCCTGTGCATTGCCATGGGCATCGTGGTGATCATGCTGGCCATCAGCAGGATCTTCGCGATCATGATGAGGAAACGTGGCGAACGCTACCGCCAGGCTCTGCTTGCTTCCAAGAACTCGATCGTGTACCAGAAGCTGACCGAAGATATTGTGGCGCCCAAAACGCCCAAGGTGCACCGATACGCCCCGATTCAGCAAGTCTAA
- the LOC120427130 gene encoding uncharacterized protein LOC120427130 isoform X2, protein MSYQCLLVLTLSLLATSVSLANPASAAEKAAATTSALPKAQDPLFNKMLAEKSDGIPMAHNPLYNKMLPEDLEENLIDDDDEPAKKPADSNPKYAQHAALLKKLAKEQQQKQESTTMGIVPINKSEDKDSFDDEDSYEDEGDLLLDNDDKVAKQVVQTGSSSSTTARTTTSTTLSEDEYYDDEGSDETIDPLAIEKVLAESVANNKVIEPKKPVTPKASTSTTTTTTTTTTTTVAPDDEYYNDDDSEELDNEKIDPLAIEKVLAKNAPKSTEAPKSTTAKPKPSDAPKQAATSTAKTSAADNEILDEIDEDDEEYQYDEDDADDEKIDFDAVDKLLAQKNKNKKQPQQKETATGAATSKKTDSKNANYPEYYDEDDEDDDDDYNMEEQVHLCPRDCICERNMHAYLVATCSRLDLDTQKFSPSITDLQVLDVGPKYPIVLSAEFFKQIGLSHVVSIKISNCTIEYISPTAFAGLDDLYSVNLTNSGIDMLHPDTFANNTKLRLLTLSGNDLSAMQSVNYNTPYTDYMLKAPSIEELDISKCNLQALQPTAFNELKNIIYINLADNKLKTLPEGIFDKVETIEELDLSTNSIAELPKNIFNKTSLAILHLKYNLISSNLDFVTADLQKLDLSYCQIRNINGQMFKGMEGLTNLILKGNRIKKINQIAFTSLKGLRQIDLSQNYLDQISALTFLGNKDLDIIKLNDNPRLKQLPAEGFQSSYGTFNTYMLDVSNCDISELANNTFKTMPQLTRLNLAWNNLQTLEPAVLSYLDKLMELDLSNNLITDLGEHTFTQNRNLNKLNLSGNQISRLSAKVFLPLQYLNHLDVSDCDLRTIWDSSNQLAKNPKVLPNLKLLNVSYNEIYSVYVSDLESLTSLRVLDIKNNSLKCNPHFKALIKWLGVKKVSLGDSSKEQRTHAELNAYITDNSAPLIEWSQFAQEICQTAKNAGGDSPVVVKDTEIDETDDDDNDTEEDETDDEDYSEEQNTKNEDPIDSNDPQYYDEDGNDDDEDENENLVDAANGLQKIEQAILGGKIKSDDPLDEEVVILDGNTLLQISGLWLPILCIAMGIVVIMLAISRIFAIMMRKRGERYRQALLASKNSIVYQKLTEDIVAPKTPKVHRYAPIQQV, encoded by the exons ATGAGCTACCAGTGCTTACTGGTACTCACGCTGTCGCTGCTGGCGACCAGCGTGAGCTTAGCCAACCCGGCGTCGGCCGCCGAGAAGGCCGCGGCCACGACCAGTGCCCTGCCCAAGGCCCAGGACCCGCTGTTCAACAAGATGCTCGCCGAGAAGTCCGACGGCATCCCGATGGCGCACAACCCGCTGTACAACAAGATGCTGCCGGAGGACCTGGAGGAGAACCTcatcgacgatgacgacgagccGGCGAAGAAGCCGGCCGACAGCAATCCCAAGTACGCCCAGCACGCGGCGCTGCTCAAGAAGCTGGCCaaggagcagcagcagaagcaggaGTCCACGACGATGG GAATCGTGCCTATCAACAAGAGCGAAGACAAGGACAGCTTCGACGACGAGGATAGCTACGAAGACGAGGGAGACCTGCTGCTGGACAACGACGACAAAGTTGCG AAACAGGTCGTCCAAACTGGCAGCTCGTCCAGCACGACTGCCCGGACCACAACCTCCACGACCCTTTCGGAAGATGAGTACTACGATGACGAGGGAAGCGATGAAACGATCGATCCGCTAGCGATCGAGAAGGTTCTCGCGGAGAGTGTCGCT AACAACAAGGTGATCGAGCCCAAGAAGCCGGTTACGCCAAAGGCCTCGACTTCAACCACCACCACTACAACAACCACGACCACCACGACAGTGGCCCCGGACGATGAGTACTACAATGACGACGATAGCGAAGAGCTCGATAACGAAAAGATCGATCCGCTCGCGATCGAGAAGGTGCTCGCGAAGAACGCT CCCAAGTCCACCGAGGCTCCCAAGTCTACGACGGCCAAGCCGAAACCGTCGGATGCCCCCAAACAGGCGGCCACGTCCACCGCAAAGACCTCCGCCGCCGACAACGAGATCCTAGACGAGATCGATGAGGACGACGAAGAGTACCAGTACGATGAGGACGACGCGGACGATGAGAAGATCGACTTCGATGCCGTCGACAAGCTGCTGGCCCagaagaacaagaacaagaagcaGCCACAGCAGAAGGAAACGGCTACAGGTGCCGCTACCAGCAAGAAAACTGACAGCAAGAATGCT AACTACCCGGAATACTACGACGAAGATGATGAGGATGACGATGATGACTACAACATGGAAGAGCAAGTGCACCTGTGCCCACGGGACTGCATCTGCGAGCGCAACATGCACGCCTACCTGGTGGCCACCTGCAGCCGGCTTGATCTGGACACCCAGAAGTTCTCGCCGTCCATCACCGATCTGCAAGTCCTGGACGTTGGTCCCAAGTATCCGATCGTTCTGAGTGCCGAGTTCTTCAAGCAAATTGGTCTTTCGCACGTGGTTTCCATCAAGATCAGCAACTGCACGATCGAATACATCAGCCCGACGGCGTTCGCCGGACTGGATGATCTGTACTCGGTGAACCTGACCAACTCGGGGATTGACATGCTCCATCCGGATACCTTCGCCAACAACACCAAGCTGCGACTGCTCACGCTGTCCGGAAACGATCTCAGTGCGATGCAGAGCGTCAACTACAACACTCCGTACACCGATTACATGCTGAAGGCTCCGTCCATCGAAGAGCTGGACATCTCCAAGTGCAATCTGCAGGCTCTGCAGCCCACGGCCTTCAACGAGCTCAAGAACATCATCTACATCAACCTGGCGGACAACAAGCTGAAGACGCTGCCGGAAGGTATCTTTGACAAGGTGGAAACCATCGAAGAGCTCGACCTGTCGACCAACTCGATCGCCGAACTGCCCAAGAACATCTTCAACAAGACTTCGCTGGCCATTCTGCACCTGAAGTACAACCTGATCAGCAGCAACCTGGACTTTGTCACCGCCGATCTGCAGAAGCTTGACCTGAGCTACTGCCAGATTCGTAACATCAACGGCCAGATGTTCAAGGGAATGGAAGGACTGACCAACCTGATCCTCAAGGGCAACCGCATCAAGAAAATCAACCAGATCGCGTTCACCTCGCTCAAGGGCCTGCGCCAAATTGACCTGTCCCAGAACTATCTGGACCAGATCTCCGCGCTGACCTTCCTCGGCAACAAGGACCTGGACATCATCAAACTGAATGACAACCCGCGCCTCAAGCAGCTGCCGGCCGAAGGCTTCCAGAGCTCGTACGGCACGTTCAACACGTACATGCTGGACGTTTCCAACTGCGACATCTCCGAGCTGGCCAACAACACCTTCAAGACAATGCCCCAGCTAACCCGGCTGAATCTGGCCTGGAACAACCTGCAGACCCTGGAGCCGGCCGTGCTGAGCTACTTGGACAAACTGATGGAACTGGACCTGAGCAACAACTTGATCACCGACCTTGGCGAGCACACCTTCACGCAAAACCGCAATCTTAACAAG CTGAACCTCTCCGGCAACCAGATCTCGCGCCTCTCGGCCAAGGTCTTCCTGCCGCTGCAGTACCTGAACCATCTGGACGTGAGCGATTGCGACCTGCGCACGATCTGGGACAGCTCGAACCAGCTGGCTAAGAACCCCAAGGTGCTGCCGAACCTGAAGCTGCTGAACGTGTCGTACAACGAGATCTACAGCGTGTACGTGTCGGACCTGGAATCGCTGACCAGCTTGCGCGTGCTGGACATCAAGAACAACTCGCTCAAGTGCAACCCGCACTTCAAGGCGCTGATCAAGTGGTTGGGCGTGAAGAAGGTTTCGCTGGGCGATTCGAGCAAGGAACAGCGCACTCACGCCGAGCTGAACGCGTACATCACGGACAACTCGGCACCGCTGATCGAGTGGAGCCAGTTTGCGCAGGAGATCTGTCAGACGGCGAAGAACGCTGGCGGTGATTCGCCGGTAGTGGTCAAGGACACCGAAATCGATGAGACGGATGACGATGATAACGATACGGAAGAGGATGAGACCGATGATGAGGACTACTCGGAGGAGCAGAACACCAAGAACGAAGATCCGATCGATAGCAACGATCCTCAGTACTACGACGAGGACGGTAACGATGACGATGAGGATGAGAACGAAAACTTGGTGGATGCCGCCAACGGTCTTCAGAAGATCGAGCAAGCCATCCTCGGAGGCAAGATCAAGTCCGACGATCCGCTGGATGAGGAAGTCGTCATCCTGGACGGCAACACGCTGCTCCAGATCAGCGGCCTGTGGTTGCCGATCCTGTGCATTGCCATGGGCATCGTGGTGATCATGCTGGCCATCAGCAGGATCTTCGCGATCATGATGAGGAAACGTGGCGAACGCTACCGCCAGGCTCTGCTTGCTTCCAAGAACTCGATCGTGTACCAGAAGCTGACCGAAGATATTGTGGCGCCCAAAACGCCCAAGGTGCACCGATACGCCCCGATTCAGCAAGTCTAA